The Victivallis sp. Marseille-Q1083 DNA window CTCGAATGCCCGGATCATGAAGCGGCGCGCTTCATCGGCATTGGCCGGTTCGAGGATCGGAATCTTGGCCAGCCTGGCATAATGCCGGGTATCCTGTTCGGTCTGGGAAGAATGCATGCCGGGATCGTCGGCGACGCAGAGCACCAAACCGCCTTTGACGCCGATGTAGGAGAGCGTCATCAACGGGTCGGCGGCGACATTCAACCCGACGTGTTTCATCGTCACCATGCTGCGGACGCCGGCCAACGCCGCGCCGACGGCGGTTTCGAGCGCCACCTTTTCATTCGGCGCCCACTCGCAATAGAGGTCCGCTTTATAACCGGCCGCCGTTTCCATGATTTCGGTCGACGGGGTGCCGGGATAGCCGGAGGCCAGCCGGACGCCGGCCTCCCAGGCGCCGCGGGCGATCGCTTCGTTGCCGGAGAGTAATTCGCGCATCATTTCGACTCCTTGGCGGGGGTGTCGGCATCATTTTGATAGAAAACCCGCTTGGCTTTGCCTTCGGTCCGCGGCAGCGCGCCGGGCGGATAGACGTCGCCGTCCGGCGAGAAGCCGAGGTCCTCCTTCAACTGTTTCTCGATCATATAGCCGGTGACGCCCGGTTCGGCTTCGACGTTGATGTGCAGTTTTTTGATGCCGTGGTGATCTTCGATGATCAATTGATAATTGGGCAGTACGCCCGGAATCTTCAGCAGAGACTGTTCCACCTGGCCGGGGAAGAAGTTGACGCCGTGGATGATCAGCATATCGTCGGCCCGGCCGCTGACCGATTCGATGCGCGCGTGGGTCCGGCCGCAGGCGCAACGGTCGCGCCCGGCGATCCGGGTCAAGTCGCCGGTCCGGAAACGGATGACCGGCAGCGCTTCGCGGGTCAGCGAGGTGATGACCAGCTCGCCGAGTTCGCCGTCCGGCACCGGCCGGCCGGTGGCCGGGTTGATCACTTCGAGGATATAATGATCTTCCCAGACGTGGATGCCGCAATGAGCCGGACAATCCATGCCGAGGGTGCCGATGCCGCCGGTTTCGGTCATGCCGTAGATGTCGAACACCTCGATGCCGAGATGGCTGCTCAAGCGCTGTTTCATCGCCGGCGTGAAGGTTTCGGCGCCGAAAATGCCGATTTCCAGCGTCGGCAGCGAATCGCCGGTTTCTTCGAGCACTTCCAGGATCCGGGTGCCGTAGGAGACGACGGCGGTCAGGATTCTGGTTTTGAAATCCTTGGCCAGTTTGATCTGGCGCACCGTGTTGCCGGCGCCGCAGGGCAGGATGAAAAGGCCGCGTTTGCGGGCGCCGTGGAACAAGCCGAAACCGCCGTTGAACAGCCCGAAACCCGGCGTGATCTGCACGACGTCGCCGGTGGCCGCGCC harbors:
- a CDS encoding phenylacetate--CoA ligase family protein, with amino-acid sequence MNHSHFFQPDAETMSADQLKSRQNEKLKALVRYTAAHSDYFRRRFAAAGVDPESFRGLEDLTSLPTMSKVDFRSQYPLGMCCVAPQHIVEMHMSSGSTGTPVVMPYTLHDVDQWAECMARCYSMAGAATGDVVQITPGFGLFNGGFGLFHGARKRGLFILPCGAGNTVRQIKLAKDFKTRILTAVVSYGTRILEVLEETGDSLPTLEIGIFGAETFTPAMKQRLSSHLGIEVFDIYGMTETGGIGTLGMDCPAHCGIHVWEDHYILEVINPATGRPVPDGELGELVITSLTREALPVIRFRTGDLTRIAGRDRCACGRTHARIESVSGRADDMLIIHGVNFFPGQVEQSLLKIPGVLPNYQLIIEDHHGIKKLHINVEAEPGVTGYMIEKQLKEDLGFSPDGDVYPPGALPRTEGKAKRVFYQNDADTPAKESK